A region of Photobacterium sanguinicancri DNA encodes the following proteins:
- the phnR gene encoding phosphonate utilization transcriptional regulator PhnR, with the protein MQYIKIMEAINEQIDAGLLTAGNKLPAERKLAESFNTTRITLRESLALLESEGKLYREDRRGWFVSPEPLRYDPTLTTNFSSMATDQGRVARSELLDAKLVPASRRAASLLSVSPFTEVYRIDRLRFLDERPVMVVTNFILPEYFPNLLELDVTTSLTDTYREHYNTLYAKTRYRVSTTSLLGETAQALRATAGSPAMFIERLNYDQHDRMIDCDLEYWRHDALSIESVATLSKG; encoded by the coding sequence GTGCAATACATAAAAATCATGGAAGCGATCAACGAGCAAATTGACGCAGGGTTACTCACTGCGGGAAACAAGCTTCCTGCTGAAAGAAAGCTAGCTGAATCATTTAATACCACGCGGATCACTTTACGTGAATCTTTGGCGTTACTTGAATCAGAAGGAAAGCTATACCGTGAGGATCGCCGTGGTTGGTTTGTGTCACCCGAACCACTTCGCTATGACCCGACATTAACAACAAACTTTTCATCTATGGCTACAGATCAAGGCCGTGTGGCACGTTCTGAATTACTGGACGCCAAATTAGTGCCAGCAAGTCGCCGGGCTGCATCTTTGTTGAGTGTTTCTCCGTTCACGGAAGTCTATCGCATTGATCGTTTACGTTTTCTTGATGAGCGACCCGTTATGGTAGTCACCAATTTTATACTGCCAGAATACTTCCCTAATTTGCTTGAACTCGATGTGACGACATCACTTACCGACACATACCGTGAACACTACAATACCTTGTACGCGAAAACGCGTTATCGAGTCAGCACTACATCTCTATTAGGGGAAACAGCCCAAGCATTACGAGCAACGGCAGGCAGCCCTGCAATGTTCATAGAGCGTTTAAATTACGACCAGCATGACCGCATGATTGATTGTGATTTGGAATATTGGCGACACGACGCATTAAGTATTGAGTCTGTCGCAACGCTGTCAAAAGGCTAA